Proteins encoded in a region of the Atopobium sp. oral taxon 416 genome:
- the accA gene encoding acetyl-CoA carboxylase carboxyltransferase subunit alpha/beta encodes MRERPNSTNELEGPITEVPVDMPQRTMLVRCPHCRHAIDAQKLSENLDVCPRCGQHMRIGARRRIGITIDQGSLKEWDADFTTEDILHFPDYPDKLKAARERSGGEREGVVTGEATIVGERCALFVMNGDFMMGSMGAVVGEKITRCFERATKEKLPVVGFTVSGGARMQEGLTSLMQMAKVSDAVREHSEAGLLYIAVLTDPTSGGVTASFAMEADITLAEPNALVAFAGPRIVEQTTHKRLPQGFQRSEFQLKHGFVDAIIERKDLPLTLGYLLYLHDGEALDSDKEAPKCSAAFPDEPRWPAPRHLQAPLKEGASAYDKVKRVRANDRPSIPTIVEQVFQGFFELHGDREFGDDPAIVGGIGLLEGKPVEVICTDRGRGIRERLERNYGSPEPEGYRKALRLMKQAEKFHRPVVYLIDTSGAYPGMEAEERGQGAAIADNLVAMGGLKTPELAVIMGEGGSGGALGLAVTNKVLMLSDAVYSVVSPEGCSSILWKTPKRADEAAEALGITADFLQHIGIVDGVIDATGLGTPEFADTFRARIERELSDLESMDSDQLIEQRHDKFRAIGRNRQ; translated from the coding sequence ATGCGTGAGCGGCCAAATAGTACCAACGAACTGGAAGGTCCGATAACTGAGGTCCCGGTCGATATGCCTCAGCGCACCATGCTGGTGCGCTGCCCCCATTGCCGGCATGCGATCGACGCCCAGAAGCTCTCTGAGAACCTGGATGTGTGCCCCCGCTGCGGACAGCATATGCGTATCGGAGCGCGTCGGCGCATCGGGATCACAATCGACCAGGGAAGCCTCAAAGAGTGGGATGCGGATTTCACCACGGAGGATATCCTCCACTTCCCCGATTATCCCGATAAGCTTAAAGCTGCCCGGGAGCGTTCCGGAGGGGAGCGCGAAGGCGTCGTCACTGGTGAGGCGACGATCGTCGGGGAGCGTTGTGCCCTCTTTGTTATGAACGGCGACTTTATGATGGGGTCGATGGGAGCGGTTGTCGGTGAGAAGATCACCCGCTGCTTTGAGCGCGCGACGAAGGAGAAGCTTCCGGTTGTCGGCTTCACCGTCTCCGGCGGTGCCCGCATGCAGGAAGGCCTGACCTCCCTCATGCAGATGGCAAAGGTCTCCGACGCAGTGCGTGAGCACAGCGAAGCCGGCCTGCTCTACATCGCGGTCTTGACCGATCCTACCTCCGGCGGCGTCACTGCAAGTTTCGCGATGGAAGCAGACATCACATTGGCAGAGCCCAATGCCCTGGTGGCCTTTGCAGGACCGCGCATCGTCGAGCAGACCACGCACAAGCGCCTGCCGCAGGGGTTCCAGCGCTCTGAGTTTCAGTTGAAGCACGGCTTTGTCGATGCGATCATCGAACGCAAAGACCTTCCCCTGACCCTCGGTTATCTCCTGTACCTGCATGATGGAGAGGCCCTGGACTCCGACAAGGAGGCACCGAAGTGCTCGGCGGCCTTCCCGGATGAGCCACGTTGGCCGGCTCCGCGCCACCTGCAGGCACCGCTCAAAGAGGGCGCCTCTGCCTACGATAAGGTGAAGCGAGTCCGCGCCAATGACCGACCTTCGATCCCCACGATCGTGGAGCAGGTTTTCCAAGGCTTCTTTGAGCTGCACGGTGACCGTGAGTTCGGTGATGATCCGGCAATCGTCGGCGGCATCGGCCTTCTGGAGGGCAAACCGGTGGAGGTCATCTGCACTGACCGTGGGCGCGGTATCCGTGAGCGCCTCGAGCGCAACTATGGATCCCCTGAGCCTGAGGGCTACCGTAAAGCGCTGCGGCTTATGAAGCAGGCGGAGAAGTTTCACCGTCCGGTCGTCTACCTGATCGATACTTCGGGCGCCTACCCCGGTATGGAGGCAGAGGAGCGCGGCCAAGGTGCCGCAATCGCGGATAACCTGGTCGCAATGGGCGGCCTTAAGACCCCTGAGCTCGCCGTCATTATGGGCGAAGGCGGTTCCGGCGGTGCTTTGGGCCTCGCCGTGACGAACAAGGTTTTGATGCTTTCCGACGCGGTGTATTCGGTGGTCAGCCCTGAGGGTTGCTCCTCGATCCTGTGGAAGACCCCGAAGCGTGCGGATGAGGCGGCGGAAGCCTTGGGCATTACGGCAGACTTCCTGCAGCACATAGGCATCGTGGATGGGGTGATCGACGCGACGGGGTTAGGCACTCCGGAGTTCGCCGATACCTTCAGAGCGCGCATTGAAAGAGAACTGAGCGATCTGGAATCAATGGATTCTGATCAATTGATAGAGCAGCGTCACGATAAGTTTCGCGCTATCGGGAGGAACAGACAATAA
- a CDS encoding DegV family protein translates to MGEKNASPDATTRRENTPAEVNADAQVTQGTSDRRPIAILCDTTAPLSRKVADELGVTLIPMHYLVDGVRLAENYEGENGDYDTLFRNARILGTEAVYQNVFAKRFSKLLEAGSDILCLTISSRLSGTYRSARAAEEQLVHEGAEASRMAIVDSWTTSGGLEFLVRRAHERVERGESLSEIAAGLKEDRKDQGIVFTVPDIDVLRRSGRLGATRGAVVGKLDRYLIMALKEGGIEDIDVAHGMRSTARALAKQVPHELANNGLIVTGYGEATEVSDTLVSILHHLYPDANVAVRDGNPVVSLHLGVGSISLAWRGYKS, encoded by the coding sequence ATGGGAGAGAAGAATGCATCGCCCGATGCAACTACGAGACGGGAAAACACGCCTGCTGAGGTGAATGCTGACGCACAAGTCACGCAGGGGACATCAGATAGACGTCCCATTGCGATTCTCTGTGACACTACAGCTCCACTGAGCAGAAAGGTGGCAGATGAGCTCGGCGTTACGTTGATACCGATGCACTATCTGGTCGATGGGGTTCGGCTCGCCGAGAACTATGAGGGGGAGAATGGGGACTACGATACCCTGTTCCGCAATGCCCGTATCCTCGGGACCGAAGCGGTCTATCAAAACGTCTTTGCGAAGCGCTTCTCGAAGCTTTTGGAGGCCGGATCTGACATCCTGTGCCTTACGATCAGCTCACGGCTCTCCGGAACCTATCGGAGCGCCCGGGCTGCGGAGGAGCAGCTGGTGCACGAGGGAGCCGAGGCTTCCCGCATGGCAATCGTGGATTCTTGGACCACCTCAGGTGGCTTGGAGTTCCTGGTCCGCCGCGCCCATGAGCGGGTTGAGCGGGGTGAGAGCCTCTCAGAGATCGCCGCAGGGCTGAAAGAGGACCGGAAAGACCAAGGCATCGTCTTTACCGTACCGGACATAGACGTGCTGCGTCGCAGCGGACGCTTAGGCGCGACCCGCGGGGCTGTGGTTGGTAAGCTCGACCGCTATCTGATCATGGCACTCAAAGAGGGCGGCATCGAGGACATCGATGTGGCGCACGGTATGCGCAGCACCGCCCGGGCGCTGGCCAAGCAGGTGCCCCATGAGCTTGCAAACAACGGATTGATTGTAACCGGGTACGGCGAGGCGACTGAGGTCAGCGACACATTGGTGAGCATCCTTCACCACCTGTATCCGGATGCCAACGTCGCCGTGCGCGACGGCAATCCGGTGGTGTCGCTGCACCTCGGCGTGGGTTCCATCTCACTGGCCTGGAGAGGCTATAAGAGCTGA
- a CDS encoding glycyl-radical enzyme activating protein — protein MTEGIIFNIQKFSIHDGPGIRTTVFLKGCPLRCRWCANPESQLSKVEVLYDESKCLHCRTCVHTCPVQAVRFEDNHVYIDEKKCDGCLKCIKGCPGRALTSEGEKKSVQEVVDVCLQDKDFYDESHGGVTISGGEGMAQPDFLRELLAALKAHGINLAIETIGYAPEEVFHELAPQFDLLLFDVKQYDPAKHRVGTGVTNELILKNLRWAHDHQIPILPRIPVIPGFNATLEDAQGLSDLLVKLDFTRVQLLPFHQLGEKKYHFLNRNYALEGQQPLRAENLKDYQRIFTAKGLDCFF, from the coding sequence ATGACTGAGGGCATCATCTTTAACATCCAGAAGTTTTCGATCCACGATGGACCAGGAATCCGCACCACGGTCTTTCTGAAAGGCTGCCCGCTGCGCTGTAGGTGGTGCGCAAACCCTGAATCACAGCTCTCCAAAGTAGAGGTGCTCTACGACGAATCGAAGTGCCTGCACTGCCGAACCTGTGTCCACACCTGTCCCGTACAGGCAGTACGCTTTGAGGACAACCACGTGTATATCGATGAGAAAAAGTGCGACGGATGCCTCAAGTGCATCAAAGGCTGCCCCGGCCGTGCCCTGACCAGCGAGGGGGAAAAGAAAAGCGTACAGGAGGTGGTCGACGTCTGCCTACAGGATAAGGACTTCTACGACGAGAGCCACGGCGGCGTCACGATCTCCGGCGGCGAGGGGATGGCGCAACCCGATTTTTTGCGGGAACTGCTTGCGGCGCTCAAGGCACACGGAATCAACCTCGCAATCGAGACAATTGGCTATGCACCCGAGGAGGTCTTCCACGAGCTGGCTCCACAGTTTGACCTGTTGCTCTTTGATGTCAAACAATACGACCCCGCCAAACACAGAGTCGGAACCGGTGTCACGAATGAACTGATCCTCAAGAACCTGCGCTGGGCACATGATCATCAGATCCCAATTCTGCCCCGTATCCCGGTCATTCCCGGCTTCAACGCCACCCTCGAGGATGCCCAGGGTCTCTCTGATCTCCTGGTGAAGCTTGACTTTACACGGGTACAGCTCCTCCCCTTCCACCAGCTTGGGGAGAAGAAATACCATTTCCTCAACCGCAACTATGCCTTAGAGGGACAGCAGCCTCTCAGAGCTGAGAATCTCAAAGACTATCAGCGCATCTTTACAGCAAAAGGGCTCGACTGCTTCTTCTAA
- a CDS encoding glycyl radical protein has translation MRHFREAVLDERPYIDEERALLATQTYEEHRDLPRVLLRAYMLKNILDHMTIYIEDDTLIVGNQATKNRNAPIFPEYTMEFVLDELDTFEKRDGDVFYITDKTKQALRGIAPFWRNNTLRDRGEVLLPDEVKVFMETGFFGMEGKLNAGDAHLSVNYPRLLKEGLRGYEERAKRYQADLDLTQPESIDKNVFYKAVLVVIQAVKDFAHRYAVLAADKAQSATGQRKRELEEISHSCDTVPYEPAHSFREAIQSVWFIQLILQIESNGHSLSYGRFDQYMFPYYEHDLESGTLTKDQALELLDNLWIKTLTINKVRSQEHTYSSAGSPMYQNVTIGGQTPDKKDAVNAMSFLVLQSVVQTRLTQPNLTVRYHKNIDKHFFDECIEVMRLGFGMPAFNSDEIIIPSFIAHGVKEQDAYNYSAIGCVETAVPGKWGYRCTGMSYMNFPRILLVAMNNGVDLTSGRRFAKGYGYFKDMKSYDELMQAWDKTVREIARYSVITENAIDKASERDVPDVLCSTLTDECLARGKTIKEGGAVYDFISGLQVGIANMADSLAAIRYLVFEQKKITPAELWGAILDNFTSPKNQKIQDMLIHDAPKYGNDDDRVDQLVVDAYDSYLDEIKRYPNTRYGRGPIGGIRYGGTSSISANVGQGMGTMATPDGRRAHEPLAEGCSPAHGCDTHGPTAVFKSVSKLPTEKITGGVLLNQKMAPAMLATEENRQKLEMLISTFFSRLNGYHVQYNIVDRATLLDAQKHPEKHKDLIVRVAGYSAFFNVLSKATQDDIIARTEQTL, from the coding sequence ATGCGGCACTTCCGGGAGGCGGTTCTCGATGAGAGACCGTATATCGATGAGGAACGGGCACTGCTGGCCACACAGACCTACGAGGAGCACCGCGATCTGCCGAGAGTGCTCCTGCGTGCGTACATGCTGAAGAACATCCTGGACCACATGACCATCTACATTGAGGACGATACCTTGATCGTCGGCAATCAGGCGACCAAGAACCGCAATGCCCCGATCTTTCCGGAGTACACAATGGAGTTTGTGCTCGATGAGCTCGATACCTTCGAGAAGCGCGATGGGGATGTCTTCTACATCACGGACAAGACGAAGCAGGCCCTGAGAGGGATTGCCCCTTTCTGGAGGAACAATACCTTGCGTGACCGCGGGGAAGTGCTGCTTCCGGATGAAGTCAAGGTCTTTATGGAGACCGGTTTCTTCGGTATGGAAGGCAAGCTCAATGCCGGGGATGCGCATCTCTCCGTCAATTATCCGCGCCTGCTCAAAGAGGGGCTGCGCGGCTACGAGGAGCGCGCAAAGCGCTACCAGGCTGACCTTGACCTGACCCAGCCAGAAAGCATCGACAAGAACGTCTTCTACAAGGCGGTGCTTGTCGTGATCCAGGCGGTCAAGGACTTCGCGCACCGCTATGCCGTACTGGCGGCTGACAAGGCTCAGAGCGCCACCGGACAGCGCAAGCGGGAGCTCGAGGAGATCAGCCACAGCTGTGACACGGTGCCTTACGAGCCGGCGCACTCCTTCCGCGAGGCGATCCAGTCGGTGTGGTTTATCCAGCTCATCCTGCAGATCGAGTCGAACGGACACTCTCTCAGCTATGGGCGCTTTGACCAGTACATGTTCCCGTACTATGAGCACGATCTGGAGTCGGGGACCCTCACCAAAGATCAGGCGCTCGAGCTGCTCGACAACCTGTGGATCAAGACCCTCACGATCAACAAGGTGCGCAGCCAGGAGCATACCTATAGCTCCGCAGGTTCCCCGATGTATCAAAACGTCACGATCGGGGGCCAGACGCCGGACAAGAAGGATGCAGTCAATGCAATGTCCTTTTTGGTCCTGCAGTCAGTCGTACAGACCCGCCTGACGCAGCCGAACCTCACGGTGCGCTACCACAAGAATATCGACAAGCACTTTTTCGATGAGTGTATCGAGGTGATGCGTCTGGGCTTCGGTATGCCTGCCTTCAACAGCGATGAGATCATCATCCCCTCCTTCATCGCCCACGGCGTCAAAGAGCAGGATGCCTACAACTACTCTGCAATCGGCTGCGTCGAGACTGCTGTGCCGGGCAAGTGGGGCTACCGCTGTACCGGCATGAGCTATATGAACTTCCCGCGGATCCTGCTCGTCGCGATGAACAACGGTGTCGACCTCACGAGTGGCAGACGCTTTGCGAAGGGGTATGGCTACTTTAAGGATATGAAGTCCTACGATGAGCTGATGCAGGCCTGGGACAAGACCGTCCGTGAGATCGCTCGCTACTCCGTGATCACAGAGAATGCGATCGACAAAGCCTCTGAGCGCGACGTCCCGGATGTTCTGTGCTCGACCCTTACGGATGAGTGCCTCGCCCGTGGCAAGACCATCAAGGAAGGCGGTGCGGTCTACGACTTTATCTCCGGCCTGCAGGTCGGTATCGCGAACATGGCGGACAGCCTAGCTGCGATCAGGTATCTGGTCTTCGAGCAAAAGAAGATCACCCCGGCCGAGCTCTGGGGCGCGATCCTCGACAACTTCACGTCGCCGAAGAACCAGAAGATCCAGGACATGCTGATCCACGACGCCCCCAAGTACGGCAACGACGACGACCGTGTCGATCAGCTTGTCGTTGACGCCTATGACTCCTACCTCGACGAGATCAAGAGATACCCGAACACCCGCTACGGCAGAGGCCCGATCGGCGGCATTCGCTACGGCGGCACCTCCTCGATTTCCGCAAACGTGGGGCAGGGTATGGGGACCATGGCGACACCGGACGGCAGGCGTGCACATGAGCCTCTGGCGGAAGGCTGCTCACCGGCGCACGGCTGCGATACGCATGGGCCGACCGCAGTTTTCAAGTCGGTCTCAAAGCTCCCAACTGAGAAGATCACCGGAGGAGTGCTGCTGAACCAGAAGATGGCACCCGCGATGCTTGCGACGGAAGAGAACCGGCAGAAGCTTGAGATGCTGATCTCGACCTTCTTCAGCCGCCTCAACGGCTATCACGTACAGTACAACATCGTGGATCGCGCAACGCTGCTCGATGCACAGAAGCATCCTGAGAAGCACAAAGATCTGATCGTGCGTGTTGCCGGCTACTCTGCGTTCTTCAACGTCTTGTCCAAAGCCACGCAGGACGACATTATCGCCCGTACTGAGCAGACCTTGTAA
- a CDS encoding DeoR/GlpR family DNA-binding transcription regulator: MSAKTKRLNQILEILAQEGEAEVKDLSEQLGVSPVTIRKDLNELEEKTLIQREHGIARLRSRDNVAGRIAYHYDTKCKLAKRAATLVHDGETVMIESGSCCALLAEELAQTKHDVTIVTNSAFIADFIRHYNNINIVCLGGIYEKDAQVMTGPLVSQCAQNYFVHSFFIGTDGYSERTGFTNNNQLRAQAVRDMAKQCDRLIILTESEKFYQHGSVPLNVSSRPTTVITDSRIEPDTAHTLKAHGCDLITVE, from the coding sequence ATGTCTGCAAAAACAAAACGGTTGAATCAGATCCTTGAGATTCTTGCACAGGAGGGCGAGGCGGAGGTCAAAGACCTCTCAGAGCAGCTCGGGGTCTCCCCCGTCACGATCCGGAAAGACCTAAACGAGCTTGAGGAGAAGACCTTGATACAGCGCGAGCACGGAATTGCCCGCCTGAGGTCCAGGGACAACGTCGCAGGCCGCATCGCTTACCACTACGATACGAAGTGCAAGCTCGCGAAACGGGCCGCTACGCTCGTCCACGACGGAGAAACCGTGATGATCGAATCCGGCTCCTGCTGTGCGCTGCTCGCCGAAGAGCTCGCCCAGACAAAGCACGACGTCACGATCGTCACCAACAGTGCCTTTATCGCCGACTTCATCCGCCACTACAATAATATCAATATTGTCTGTCTGGGCGGCATCTATGAGAAGGACGCTCAGGTGATGACCGGACCGCTTGTCAGCCAGTGCGCACAGAACTACTTCGTGCACTCCTTCTTTATCGGGACCGACGGATACAGCGAGCGCACCGGCTTCACCAACAACAATCAGCTGCGGGCTCAGGCGGTGCGTGACATGGCAAAGCAGTGCGACCGGCTCATCATACTCACGGAGAGCGAGAAGTTCTACCAACACGGTTCGGTACCGCTCAATGTGTCTTCCCGACCCACGACGGTTATCACCGACAGCCGCATCGAGCCGGATACTGCGCACACCCTCAAAGCCCATGGATGTGACCTCATCACGGTAGAGTGA
- a CDS encoding transaldolase family protein — MKLLIDDAHIDEIKRIEDLYPIDGVTTNPTILSRVHQDPVKTLTEIREQIGKDGILFVQAVPDDAEGMVRDARAIVKAFGESTVVKIASTPQGFKAIKQLTAEGIHTCGTVVYTPLQAFLAAKSGADYVAPYINRIDNMGYDGVATAEQIQDILEVNALDCEVLAASFKNSQQVLELAQYGVGAATAAPSVIDSFVKNAAIDAAVDQFRKDFDSLAPGKTMADLLQ, encoded by the coding sequence ATGAAACTTTTGATTGATGATGCACACATTGATGAGATCAAACGCATAGAGGACCTCTATCCGATTGACGGGGTGACGACCAACCCGACGATCCTCTCCAGAGTCCACCAGGATCCGGTCAAGACGCTCACTGAGATCAGAGAGCAGATCGGTAAGGACGGTATCCTCTTCGTACAGGCTGTTCCCGACGATGCGGAGGGCATGGTCCGCGATGCCCGTGCGATCGTCAAGGCCTTCGGTGAGAGCACCGTTGTGAAGATCGCTTCAACCCCGCAGGGCTTCAAGGCGATCAAGCAGCTGACCGCAGAAGGCATCCACACCTGCGGCACTGTCGTCTACACTCCGTTGCAGGCCTTTCTCGCGGCAAAGTCCGGCGCAGACTACGTCGCGCCCTACATCAACCGTATCGACAATATGGGCTATGACGGTGTGGCTACCGCAGAGCAGATCCAGGACATCCTCGAGGTCAATGCGCTGGACTGCGAGGTACTCGCGGCTTCCTTCAAGAACAGCCAGCAGGTGCTTGAGCTTGCCCAGTACGGCGTCGGCGCTGCAACTGCCGCGCCGTCCGTGATTGACAGCTTCGTTAAGAATGCCGCCATCGACGCAGCGGTGGACCAGTTCAGGAAGGACTTTGATTCCCTGGCTCCAGGGAAGACCATGGCAGATCTACTGCAGTAG
- a CDS encoding MATE family efflux transporter, translating into MKNIIKAATAKSSEQIYREMTEGPVGPVIINQAWPAILSNMVTEAYNLVDTYFVGQLGTAASGAIGVSFVAMVVIQAVGFYFAQGTGTAMSRYLGAKEDEKANVLASTGLVCTITIGLAIAILGNIFDEQICLIAGATPTILPYARTFISIIFLGAPWMCSALMLNMQIRFEGESLSAMIAMVAGAIINIFLSPALIFGAGFGIAGSALANIICQFISFVLLLYMMQNSGITPFRWKYVRPSKRLFCEITQGGVPSFVRQCMSGVAATLLNNAADPYGDAMVAAMAIVNRITSLGNYVQIGIGQGYQPVLGYNLGAKNYKRVRKGYFFSLRAASISVFAIGVVTSIFAPQLINFFRDDPEVVQAGTLTLRMTSFSIVLTGASMITNFLLQTSGHMWSATFIGACRLGLVLGSVVVILSHTMGMLGVQIAQPVSDVITAIITIPFALWCLHNFDEADKQEQAKAQPVTDKR; encoded by the coding sequence ATGAAGAATATCATTAAAGCAGCAACTGCCAAAAGCTCAGAGCAGATCTATAGAGAGATGACGGAGGGCCCAGTCGGTCCTGTTATTATCAACCAAGCCTGGCCAGCTATCTTGTCAAACATGGTCACTGAGGCCTACAACCTCGTCGATACCTACTTTGTAGGGCAGCTAGGTACCGCTGCCTCCGGCGCGATCGGGGTCTCTTTTGTCGCAATGGTCGTGATTCAAGCTGTCGGCTTCTATTTCGCGCAAGGCACCGGTACGGCGATGTCCCGCTACCTTGGCGCTAAGGAAGACGAAAAAGCCAATGTGTTGGCCTCCACCGGCTTGGTGTGCACGATTACGATTGGCCTAGCGATCGCAATCCTCGGCAATATCTTTGATGAACAGATCTGTCTGATTGCCGGAGCAACACCTACGATTTTGCCCTATGCCAGGACCTTCATCAGCATTATCTTCTTAGGTGCTCCTTGGATGTGCTCGGCGCTGATGCTCAACATGCAGATCCGTTTCGAGGGCGAAAGCCTCTCTGCGATGATCGCAATGGTCGCAGGCGCTATTATCAATATCTTCCTGAGCCCGGCGTTGATCTTCGGCGCGGGGTTTGGTATTGCCGGCAGCGCATTGGCCAATATTATCTGCCAGTTCATCAGCTTCGTTCTTCTGCTCTACATGATGCAGAACAGTGGGATCACCCCCTTCCGGTGGAAGTACGTGCGCCCTTCCAAGCGACTCTTCTGTGAGATCACCCAAGGCGGCGTGCCATCTTTCGTCCGCCAGTGCATGTCGGGGGTAGCGGCTACCTTGCTCAACAACGCTGCGGATCCGTACGGTGATGCGATGGTGGCGGCGATGGCAATCGTGAACCGCATCACGAGCCTCGGCAATTATGTGCAGATTGGTATCGGCCAAGGCTATCAGCCGGTTCTGGGTTACAACTTGGGAGCCAAAAACTATAAGCGCGTCCGTAAGGGATACTTCTTCTCCCTGCGCGCCGCTTCGATCTCGGTCTTTGCGATCGGCGTCGTGACCTCAATCTTTGCACCGCAGCTTATCAACTTCTTCAGAGATGACCCTGAGGTTGTGCAGGCAGGTACTCTGACGCTGCGCATGACTTCCTTCTCCATCGTGCTGACCGGCGCCTCCATGATCACCAACTTCCTGCTCCAAACTTCCGGCCACATGTGGAGTGCAACCTTCATCGGCGCCTGCCGACTCGGGCTTGTTCTGGGTTCTGTCGTTGTGATCCTTTCACACACGATGGGTATGCTCGGTGTGCAGATCGCTCAGCCGGTCTCCGATGTGATCACCGCTATCATCACGATCCCGTTTGCACTGTGGTGCCTGCATAACTTTGATGAGGCGGACAAACAGGAACAGGCGAAGGCACAGCCGGTGACGGATAAGCGCTGA
- a CDS encoding DUF3810 domain-containing protein, with protein sequence MAQKRTRKRKGRKKRQTKRQLRLYSRIRFICAAVLLASCPILMALFRQSPESFFPVYREGTKQLATILGAINVWCPIAVWDWLIAYAVVMALVTLIRHLWNKELVCGWASWVVLVTSMLIVCAVDGWALNHYAPTLASEMGFSVQEYSTNQLAETTSYYLDQAAQRADSVRRDKDGTLQQQDFFQLAKAAGSSYQKLSKQYPIFQGPTTPVKALILFGKPLLYSGHTGIYWADSGEASVPIDDANAEIEFDMCHEVAHRLGIAREEEANFASFVACTTSEDDHFVYSGYFSAFNYCFNALCREDPNLAQQVMQTALEQNEDGVMLVVHDRQETQKHYQQFQGPFENVGTTVNDSYLSSFGERGGIRSYGLVVDDLIAWHEAGN encoded by the coding sequence ATGGCACAAAAGCGCACACGAAAAAGAAAAGGCCGTAAGAAACGGCAGACCAAAAGACAGCTGAGGCTGTATTCGCGGATACGGTTCATCTGTGCCGCGGTGCTGTTAGCCTCCTGCCCGATCCTGATGGCACTGTTTCGGCAGTCGCCGGAGTCCTTCTTTCCCGTCTACCGGGAGGGAACCAAGCAGCTGGCGACCATCCTCGGCGCGATCAATGTCTGGTGCCCGATCGCGGTCTGGGACTGGCTCATCGCCTATGCGGTGGTGATGGCGTTAGTTACGCTGATCCGTCACCTGTGGAACAAGGAACTGGTCTGTGGATGGGCAAGCTGGGTGGTGCTCGTCACGAGCATGCTCATTGTCTGTGCCGTTGACGGCTGGGCGCTCAACCATTATGCCCCCACGCTTGCCTCTGAGATGGGCTTTTCAGTCCAGGAATACTCAACCAACCAACTTGCAGAGACAACCAGTTACTATCTCGATCAGGCCGCGCAGCGGGCGGACTCGGTGCGGCGCGATAAGGATGGAACCCTGCAGCAGCAGGACTTCTTCCAACTGGCGAAGGCTGCGGGAAGCTCCTACCAGAAGCTCTCAAAACAGTATCCGATCTTCCAGGGGCCGACAACGCCGGTGAAGGCGCTAATACTGTTTGGGAAACCCCTGCTGTATTCCGGTCACACCGGTATCTACTGGGCTGACTCCGGAGAGGCGAGCGTGCCGATCGATGATGCGAACGCAGAGATTGAGTTCGATATGTGCCATGAGGTGGCGCATCGCCTCGGGATCGCCCGCGAGGAAGAGGCCAACTTCGCTTCGTTTGTAGCTTGCACCACCAGTGAAGACGACCACTTTGTCTACTCCGGCTACTTCAGCGCATTCAACTACTGCTTCAATGCGCTGTGTAGGGAGGATCCTAATCTCGCACAGCAGGTTATGCAGACAGCGTTGGAACAGAACGAAGACGGGGTCATGCTTGTCGTGCACGACCGGCAGGAGACCCAGAAGCACTACCAACAGTTTCAAGGGCCCTTTGAAAACGTAGGGACGACCGTCAACGATTCCTATCTCTCAAGTTTTGGCGAGCGGGGCGGTATCCGCTCCTATGGGCTCGTCGTCGATGATCTGATCGCATGGCACGAAGCAGGAAACTAA